The segment GTACACCCCGTCAATTCCGGAAAGGGTGTTACTTGCAACACCGAAAGCCTGAATCTGTTCAGCCATTGCAGGGTAACTTGCACTGAGGCTACCAACCGCAGCAGTCATCATACTTGCACTACCTACACCGGAAGCCATTGCCAGCGCGTAAGGATGGAAGATTTCGAATGCAGCAAGAAAGGAAGCCATCAATCCGAAAAAGATTGTACCGAATACAGTTCCGCAGATGTAAACGCCCATTACGCCGCGTCCTTCAGCGGAATCAAGACCGTAAACATCACCGATAAGTGCAACGTTAGGCTCGCGGGCAATTGAATGAGCCGCCCCTACAGCTTCACGCTTGAGACCGAGATACATGGCAAGAGGAATACCGATGATCAAAGTTGCAATATTACCGAACTCCTGAAGAACAAGAGCTGGTCCGGCTTTAAGGATTTCGTAGAATTTAGGACCGACAAGAGTTCCGTATCTTGCCATAAGCAAAAGCAGAGTCAGACCGACAAGAGTACTTGCCTGAATCATATCTTTTTCTTTTACTACCTTAAGAAATTTCGGGCCCATAAAGATACCCATAAACATCGCGTACAACATAGGCAGAAGAACGAGTTTACCCGGTCCAACGTTGAATGTAACGATTCCGATTAACTCCGAAACTACAACCAGCGCCAACACGAGCAGGTGCAGTTTCACATTTTTCAAAGCATCATTCATAACTCACTCCAATTAAGGCAAACTGCTTAATAAAATTAAACGATTTGCAAAACTTAAACTCCATCCGTCCAAAATGACGGTTCCTCACCTCGCAACACCATAAAACTGCTTCACCCAAAAACATAACTTCAACCAAAAGGAATTACGGACACGACACAATCACGTCCGAAACTCCGCCGAAATAAAAAATATATCTTAGATCAAAATACGCACCATTTTTTTAGGTCTTCCCACCTGAGCAGAGACCTCTGTTCCGTTAAGTTCTGCATAGCCGCTGTCTAAAAACTTTTTTAAAACACGGCGAGCGCTTCTTTCACCGATTCCAAGACAGGCCGCGAGATCAGTGGAATCAAAAGTATCTTTATGAGATTTAGTCATAAGTGCTTTAATTTTATCCAAGTAGCTCGGGCTGATACCTATTTCACTGGACATCTTAAGGAACTTTGAATCAACAATATGAGTCTTGTATTTAAGCTCATCCTGCTCACCAATAGGGCCGCGAATATGCTGCCCTTCCACAATATAAAAACCGCCCTTGGGAAGTTTTATGGCATTATCTAAAGCTTTACGGGCTGACTTTTCAGCTTCAAAAGCTGTAGACCCGATACCTATGCCAGATGAAAAAATGATATTGCGATCCCTTCCCCATGCCAGCAAACGCCTGAAATGATCCCTATGAAGCGGACTTTCAATTATACCGCGAGTAGAAAATATAACGTATTCTTCGGTGCCGAAATTAAAAAGACTGCCCTGAATAGCACGTACATATTCAAGCAATTCCAGATAAAATATCCCGCCGTTTTTCATATCATCATACTGATTAATAGAATTGCGGGTGATGGATTTAAGTTTGACGAGCTGAATAGCTATGCCGGCAGAACGTAGATTGCGGGAATTAATTTTATCAACAAGCTTTTCGAGAGAATCACGAATCTGGAGAGTGCTGGCATAAAGCCTGAAAACAGGCAGCCCCTTCTCTTTCAATTCTTTATAAATATACCCGAACCCGGTGACGATGGCATCAGTCTGTCCGTTTTCATAAAGCTCTATATGACGATCAAGATAATCCTGTTCGCCGTGGTGAATCGCGAAAGGCATGGAATGGATATTTTCAAATTCAACACCGAACTCTTTGACAACCTCGGTAAGAATATCATCGCTGACAACATCAATGCTGACCTTGCCGGACTTTATTCCCCGGCGGAGCATTTCGGAAAGAACACGCAGCAGGCTGTAGCCTCCGCGCGGTATATGCCTATAAGGACGAGTTACGTCCCCGCGGGCTTTTGCGGCTTCCTGAACGCCTATACCTGTAAAAAGTATCCCTTTTGTTTCCCGCTGGCATTCTTCCAGAACTTCCCATGAATCGGCGATGCGCTCTCTGACATATGTGAGCAGGGTGATTTCAGGGCAGCAGCGACCGACAACTTCTTTGATAAGTTCAACTGAGTCGGAAGGGCCGATGCATCCTATTTTCATATGAGCCGCCTGCACTTTTAATCGTAATTTCGGCTATGTCACTAATGTGACCAAAATTTGGATAATACTGCACTGTCATAATTATTGTGTCAAGGGAGCTGGCTTCATTAAGTTGAAGGAAGTAACTTTTACATCATTTTAAATGTTTTGCTAAATATTCTTACAACAAATTAACTTTATCGCAAAATTATGCTTATCTTTTAACATACTCGTTAAAAAAACAAAGAACTCAATTTTCATTTAAAAACTCTAATATTCGATTATATGGCTTGATTCTTGACATAACCACGAAACAAGATCATTTAATAAAACCTAGCCTTAAGACCTAGCTTTTTCTAGAAGTATCTCTAATTATGGCGAACCTAGAAGAATGAAATCATTCTTTATTAGAATTACCCTTGTTAGAGGAATCTAGAAGGACGATGTAAATCGTCCTCAATTGTATTTTCTGAAATTCACGACCTCTGGGATGTTCCCAAAGGCCGGTTCCAACCTCTGGTAACATCCCAGAGGTCGTTGACCAAAGTAGGTTTTAAGGACTTTTCATGTTGCCACATTCTATCGTTACAGACCAAATTAGAAAAAACGAATGTTTTCTTCGACAAGATGCCTTAATTGTTTTTGTGTGTGGAAGAGCTCTCTCCGCCAGTGGATCAAAGCGCAAGCTGTTTCTTGACTATGCCCGCAAACACATTCAAGGATTTCATTTTTTATTAGCGGAAGATCTTTTCAAAGTAAGAGGGACAAGAGGAAGTGACTTACTAACAACAGAGAAGGATTTAGCTAATTACTCTGATTGCATAATAATTATTCTTGAAAGTGAAAGTGCTTTTGCTGAGCTAGGAGCTTTCGCCGTACTAGACGATTTATGTAAGATAATCCTACCTATCAACGATAAATCATTCGAAAAATCTGATTCTTTCATTAATTTAGGTCCTCTTGAAAAAATTGATTCATACAAAAAAGGTCTAGGCCCCACAATCCATGCAAATATGGACTCATTTGCCCATTGTTTTTCAGAGGTACAAACACGGCTGAATAAAATTCAAATGCGTAGACGAAAACGTCTAAAAATTAACGAATACTCTTCTTTTATTACTAATGACAAAGAACGCTTACTATTAATATATGACATTATTAATATATTTGCACCGATAAAGAAAAACGAGATTATAAACGTTTTTAAATCTATTTACGGATCTAAACGTTTTGACAAAATAAATTTCGACGTGCTTCTCCTGGTAACCTTGGGATTTATACAAGAATTTGATGGCTTCTATTTTTCTTCAAGACCAGGGCTAAGATTTATAGACTTTGCCACAGACAGTTATTTTCAACTAAAATCAGAAATTATTATACATTACAAAAAGAAAGACCCACAACGCCTTAGACTTCTAGGCAAGGTTTCAAGTGATGCCCGATAAATTAAACCTAGTTGGAAAATTATCATTTTTCCTTGGTGCATCTGAAGAAGACATCAAAACAAGCGCAAATTCTATGTCTCGCAAATATAAACAATACAAAATACCCAAAAAAAATGGCGGTAGCCGCACAATATTACATCCTTGCAGACCTTTAAAAGCTCTACAATATGCAATACACGAAGTATTACTTAACAAACTTGAAGTCCACCCTATAGCACATGCGTATGTTCCTAACCAAAAATCTCCACTCAAACAATCTGCAAAAGCTCACACTAACTATAAATACACAATTAGAATTGACTTTGAAAATTTTTTCCCTTCAATTCGCCCCGAAGATTTAGAATTACAAATTAATAAAAATTTTATATTATCAAAAACAGATAAATACTTGTTAAGAACAGTGCTTTTTTATCAAAAAAACAGAGGATCTCGTCCAATTTTACCCATCGGGGCTCCAACGTCTCCAACAATAAGCAATATAGTCATGTTCAATTTGGATGAGCTTCTCTTAAAAACATCAAAAGAACATGATCGAGATTCAGCTCTTACTCGCTATGCTGACGACATTTATTTTTCAACGAACATTAAAGGCTGTTGCAAACTTTTTTATGATGAAATTTTTCAACTTTTGAAAAGAATAGATTCGCCTAGACTTAAAATTAATACAAATAAAACTTTATTTTTATCCAAAGGAACGAAAAGGGTAGTCAACGGATTGTTCGTTACGCCAAATGGAAAAGTTTCCATAGGAAGAAAAAGAAAAACACAGATAAAATCATTAATCTACAAACACTCCCAAACAGCACTTATGGGAAAAGAACTCTTACAAACAAGAGGACTTCTGGCATTTATACAAGATTGCGAACCTGAATTTTACAACACACTTGCTCTGAAATATGGTGTTCACTTTTATTCAATAAAAGAATCATAAAAGAAAAGACAAAATCAACTCAGACCTGTTTCAATTTTAATCAAAAGAGCTTTAATATCCTCAGGTCTGGGAATATAGCCCCTTTGAAAAGCTGAGGCATGTATCCTTCCACGCATATGGTCACTCGCCCAGTGCTGTACCATCGGATGAAAAAAGTCAGGATTATTCAATACTATCTGTGCCTTGGCTACGCCGTCATCTTTAACTGCCTGAATCGAAAAATTTGTTTCGTGGATTTCATAATTATACAAAACCTGTGGAATAAGTTGGAATTTTGCACCGGCCATAAGACATTGCACCCAGTAATCCCAATCCTCATAACGGCTATTATCTTTGTATCTTATTCCGCTGTCCCATAATTTGCGACGATACATCGCGGCAGGTGATATTGTATTTTGAGTCCGTAAATGAGCCTGACTAAATTTAGGAAGACGCACTTCCCGTGAGCCGTCCAACTTGTTTTCCAAGTAGTCAGTATATACGAGATCAATTTCAGGATTCTGATCAAGAGTTTCGATACATGAGGGAATAAAATCAGGATGGAGAATGTCGTCAGGGTCGAGACAGATTAAATATTTACCTTTCGCGCGCTCGAGACCGTAATTACGGACAAAACCGGGTTTTCCAGTTCTAACCGGTGTCAAAATTTCAAATTTTTCACACTCAATCTTCTCGGCCCATTTCTGCGCCTGCTCAATGGAATCATCACTACTGCCGTCATCAACAAATAAAATTTCAACACCATCAAACGACATGGACTGCGCTATCAGAGAACTAAAGAACCTGTCTGCGAACCGTCCGTAATTATAATTCGGTATGATAATCGAAAGTAGTGTCATAGGTAGATCTTCCGGTACAGATTCTAATATTATTACTGCTGAATACTCACTCATGACACCACAGACTTACTTTCTAATAAACATTTTTGATTATCGCAATGAACAGAATAAAAAACATTCTGCAAAAATAATCTTTAACAAACCGGCAACAAGCTAAGACCGATATCGCCCGATCTTCAAAAAAAAAAGCCGCCCGAAGGCGGCTTTTATAATTCAATATTTTAATTACCTAAAGAGATTCAAATACTTTCCGTATCCCTTCTCTTCTAATTCTTCCTTCGGGATAAACTTTAAGGAAGCTGAGTTGATACAATAACGAAGTCCGGTTGGTGGTGGACCGTCCGGGAACACATGCCCCAGATGCGAATCAGCCGCTTTTGACCGCACTTCTGTACGCTTCGTAAATAAAGTATTATCTTCCCGTTCAACTACATTTTCCTTTTCAAGAGGGCGCGTAAAACTCGGCCAGCCTGTACCGGACTTGAATTTATCAGTTGAACTGAACAAAGGTTCCCCTGAAACCACATCAACGTAAATTCCAGATTTATGGTTATCCCAGTATTCATTGGTAAAAGCCGGTTCTGTTCCATCTTTGCGCGCAACCTTAAACTGAATAGGAGTAAGAGTCTTCTCAAGTTCATCATCACTTGGTCGTGTATAAACTCCACCCTGTGCAGGCGGATTAGCTACGCTAACCTCATCTCCCCAATGGTCCTTAATAAAAGAATCGCGACCTGAAAGAAATCTATACCAATTGTAACGCACCGGATTCTTCTTATAGTAATCCTGATGATACTCTTCTGCTTCAAAAAAGGCTGTAAACGGTATCAGCTTTGTTGCTACAGGATTAGCAAATCGTCCTGAGCCATCCAGTGCTACCAGCATCTTCCCTGCAATTTTCTTCTGATTCTCATCATGGTAGAAAATTGCTGAAGAATACTGCTTTCCCCGATCATTGAAGGAACCATCCGGGTCAGTCGGGTCATGATGTTTCAGGAATATATCCAGAATTTTCTCATAACTCACCTGTTGCGGATCAAAGTAAATCTGAACAGCTTCAAGGTGGCCCGTTGTGCCGGAGCTGACTTGCTCGTAAGATGGATTTTTTACATCTCCTCCGGCATATCCCGAGATTACCTTTTCAACTCCCGCGACTTTTTCCAGATCAGATTCCACGCACCAAAAACACCCGCCGGCAACTGTTGCTATGGCGAGCTCGGATTCATTATTCATTTTGGCCTCCACATCAATTACAGACCAGACAACAAAGAAACATAGGATGAATATTACTAGAAAAGAAATTCTGACGATGCTTAGTTTTTTAGTATCCATAATTTTCCCCTTATTAGTAATTATTCCTAACAAGAAAATAGTGTGGTTACACCGGATGTCAATGGGGAAATGAGAAAAGAACTGTCTTGTTACGACCTGTTTTTTTAGCTTCATAAAGAGCTTTGTCAGCCAGATTAATAACAACATTAATATCGCTGTCATCATCAGGGAAAAATGAAATACCGATAGATACAGTGATTTTCTCATGGAGCGATGATCCAAAGTGCATTTCCACACTCTCAAAAGCCTGACGTATACTCTCAGCCCGCTTCACAACAACATCTCGACTTACGCGTGACATTACCACCAAAAACTCTTCTCCGCCCATACGGCAGAGAATATCTTCATCGCGCACATGACTGAGCAAAATTTCTGCGACTCGCTTCAACACCTCATCTCCGGCCTCGTGACCATAGGTATCGTTAAAGCGTTTAAAGAAATCGATATCAATCATAACTACTGCTAAATGTTCATTATGCCGTACAACCCTCGAGACTTCCCGGTCCAGAGTTTCAAGCATATAACGTCTGTTATGAAGGCCGGTGAGGGAATCGCGCACGGACTGCTCCCGCAAATTCTCGCGTAGCTGAATATTGGATAAAGCCAATGAAAAATGTTCAGCAATAGTCACAACTAAACGCTGCCGCTGTTTCACGGTGCAATCCTTCATTTTATCATCAGCTAAACATTCACCCTGATTACAGACAACAAGCATCAATCCGATCAATTCTTCCTGATTACGCATTGGCACGCAAAGATAACAAGTTTCAACCGCACCAATAAAATGATCGCAATGAAGTCCATGTTCTTCCCGGTTTACATAATGAAATTTAGCCATACGAATCCCCCAGCACTCATCCGGTCGGAAAGTCTCTTTAAAAAGACCTTGCCTACCTCCCCAGTTAGTCTTGAGGATCAATGATTTTTTATCCTCACTAAGAAGGTAAAGAGCTCCCACATCAGTGGGAAATAATCGATTTGCATAATCCCGGATAATAAGCAGTGCTTCATCAGAAGAACTACAACGTTGCAGGTAGTCGCTGAACTCATTTAAGGTCGAAATTTCTTTATTTATTTTCTCTTGATCCTTAACCTGACTGGCTATTTTCATCGTACGATTCTGAACAGTTCTTTCCAGATTGGTGTTTACTTCAGCAAGTTCCCCTTCAACAACCTTTCTCTTGTGAATCTCACTGACAAGACGCAGGTTGAATCTGATCAGGCGTACTCCTAAAAATAACACCATCAAGATAAGTACAGATGAAATACACAGAACCAAATAAATAGTCCTTGTTGTTTTACCTAATCGG is part of the Maridesulfovibrio ferrireducens genome and harbors:
- a CDS encoding DUF3100 domain-containing protein; the encoded protein is MNDALKNVKLHLLVLALVVVSELIGIVTFNVGPGKLVLLPMLYAMFMGIFMGPKFLKVVKEKDMIQASTLVGLTLLLLMARYGTLVGPKFYEILKAGPALVLQEFGNIATLIIGIPLAMYLGLKREAVGAAHSIAREPNVALIGDVYGLDSAEGRGVMGVYICGTVFGTIFFGLMASFLAAFEIFHPYALAMASGVGSASMMTAAVGSLSASYPAMAEQIQAFGVASNTLSGIDGVYMSLILALPMSNKLYNYLYKLKYKTCSENV
- a CDS encoding retron St85 family effector protein, with product MLPHSIVTDQIRKNECFLRQDALIVFVCGRALSASGSKRKLFLDYARKHIQGFHFLLAEDLFKVRGTRGSDLLTTEKDLANYSDCIIIILESESAFAELGAFAVLDDLCKIILPINDKSFEKSDSFINLGPLEKIDSYKKGLGPTIHANMDSFAHCFSEVQTRLNKIQMRRRKRLKINEYSSFITNDKERLLLIYDIINIFAPIKKNEIINVFKSIYGSKRFDKINFDVLLLVTLGFIQEFDGFYFSSRPGLRFIDFATDSYFQLKSEIIIHYKKKDPQRLRLLGKVSSDAR
- a CDS encoding retron St85 family RNA-directed DNA polymerase; translated protein: MPDKLNLVGKLSFFLGASEEDIKTSANSMSRKYKQYKIPKKNGGSRTILHPCRPLKALQYAIHEVLLNKLEVHPIAHAYVPNQKSPLKQSAKAHTNYKYTIRIDFENFFPSIRPEDLELQINKNFILSKTDKYLLRTVLFYQKNRGSRPILPIGAPTSPTISNIVMFNLDELLLKTSKEHDRDSALTRYADDIYFSTNIKGCCKLFYDEIFQLLKRIDSPRLKINTNKTLFLSKGTKRVVNGLFVTPNGKVSIGRKRKTQIKSLIYKHSQTALMGKELLQTRGLLAFIQDCEPEFYNTLALKYGVHFYSIKES
- a CDS encoding glycosyltransferase family 2 protein, producing the protein MSEYSAVIILESVPEDLPMTLLSIIIPNYNYGRFADRFFSSLIAQSMSFDGVEILFVDDGSSDDSIEQAQKWAEKIECEKFEILTPVRTGKPGFVRNYGLERAKGKYLICLDPDDILHPDFIPSCIETLDQNPEIDLVYTDYLENKLDGSREVRLPKFSQAHLRTQNTISPAAMYRRKLWDSGIRYKDNSRYEDWDYWVQCLMAGAKFQLIPQVLYNYEIHETNFSIQAVKDDGVAKAQIVLNNPDFFHPMVQHWASDHMRGRIHASAFQRGYIPRPEDIKALLIKIETGLS
- the msrB gene encoding peptide-methionine (R)-S-oxide reductase MsrB encodes the protein MNNESELAIATVAGGCFWCVESDLEKVAGVEKVISGYAGGDVKNPSYEQVSSGTTGHLEAVQIYFDPQQVSYEKILDIFLKHHDPTDPDGSFNDRGKQYSSAIFYHDENQKKIAGKMLVALDGSGRFANPVATKLIPFTAFFEAEEYHQDYYKKNPVRYNWYRFLSGRDSFIKDHWGDEVSVANPPAQGGVYTRPSDDELEKTLTPIQFKVARKDGTEPAFTNEYWDNHKSGIYVDVVSGEPLFSSTDKFKSGTGWPSFTRPLEKENVVEREDNTLFTKRTEVRSKAADSHLGHVFPDGPPPTGLRYCINSASLKFIPKEELEEKGYGKYLNLFR
- a CDS encoding sensor domain-containing diguanylate cyclase, with the protein product MKNINKNIVLVVFASIMAVALLGALFLAVYLNASYAKAQFYSSQISNAAVRCQAYQDAFVHTKKIDHVQGFLRSYDDLVHNLELLSGESDVLTKSEIESAENKIREYRDLFVAYKEKYIVIGLTDESGERGALYRDTVFAEETLGSLKEYYLLSMLLSCRRNENKFIIHKDMMFVDKFNENYDILKESVQRSGLDLQIKGEILAQIKQYKSDFSILVEHMKEVGLNNSEGVSGDLKNALLAINNQVLDIQNTVLNRLGKTTRTIYLVLCISSVLILMVLFLGVRLIRFNLRLVSEIHKRKVVEGELAEVNTNLERTVQNRTMKIASQVKDQEKINKEISTLNEFSDYLQRCSSSDEALLIIRDYANRLFPTDVGALYLLSEDKKSLILKTNWGGRQGLFKETFRPDECWGIRMAKFHYVNREEHGLHCDHFIGAVETCYLCVPMRNQEELIGLMLVVCNQGECLADDKMKDCTVKQRQRLVVTIAEHFSLALSNIQLRENLREQSVRDSLTGLHNRRYMLETLDREVSRVVRHNEHLAVVMIDIDFFKRFNDTYGHEAGDEVLKRVAEILLSHVRDEDILCRMGGEEFLVVMSRVSRDVVVKRAESIRQAFESVEMHFGSSLHEKITVSIGISFFPDDDSDINVVINLADKALYEAKKTGRNKTVLFSFPH